The Mobula hypostoma chromosome 5, sMobHyp1.1, whole genome shotgun sequence region TGATACTGGAGTATGTTTTCCAGTGTTCCTTCTGCAAATGACAATACACTTGACTTTGGAAAATTGTGTTTTGAAAGTTTCTTTAGAAACCCCAACAATTACAAGGCGCACAGATGAAGCCATGTCAGCTTGCGACAAAGGCACAGCCCTATGGCAGGCTTTGCCAACGGCTCCTTACCGCTTCCTGCTTATGCCGAAagtccttctccctctccaaacGGTACTGTTCGATCTCACCCTGTGCCTCTTCTTTCGCCTGCCTCAGCCTCCGGGCCTTTCCTGAAATTAGAATCAAGGCTGGTCATTTGCTTGAGCTCATCAATAGGAATTAAGTGAGCCCTATCGAACGGATTGGGAGGATGGGGCCAATTGATCACACGGTGAATTGACTGTGTGGGAGAGGCATTCTTGTTCTGGGCGGGTTTTTACGTTTATACATCTTTCATCTTGCCAGGCCCATTCATTGCTCCTACATTGTAAGTTGCCCAGTGCATAcgtgaacccacgaaaagcatccgACCCtggtggggtacctggccaagtactaaagacctgtgctggtcaaagggggtaacttcacttgccccgtcattgaactgtccgcaaccaatggactcactttcaaggactctttatcttatgttctttatatttatttattaattattattatttcttcttttgtacttgcacagtttgttgttttcagcactctggttgaacgcccgatctttcactgattctgttatagtttttctttatggatttattgagtcttCTGACAAGAAAATGGACCTCAgagtcatatatgtactttataaaaacttactttgaagttttgaacatttagaacacagaacattaaacaGCACGGCACAGGCCCTCCGACCCACAACGTTGTTCCAAACCTTTAGCCATTTCCAAGGTGAGTCTCACCCTcctcttccacatagccctccatttttctttcatccatgttctcttaaatgttcttaatgaatctgcctctcccccaccaccctggcaggatgttccacacactcaccactcttttgCATACGAAAACCTACCTCAAGCATCCCCagtaaaattatgtcctctcgtACGAGTCACTGCTGTCACGGCAAAAAGGCACTGCTGACCACTCTACCTGCGTCTCTTGTCaacttgtacgcctctatcaagtcatctcatatcctcttcactccaaagaaaaaagcctgaacttgctcaacctatcctcataaaacctGCTCCgtaatccaggcggcatcctggtaaatcttctctgaaccctctctgaagcttctaaatcattcctgtaatgaggcaaccagaactgaacacaatattccaagtctgGTCCAACCAGGGTTTTATTTACTTAGTAGCCACTTGGTTTGGTATCTGCTTTAGATAATGAAGTGGCTactaagtgtatgtttgtggccttctgctaCTGCAGcctattcacttcaaggttcaatgtgttgagcGTTCACACATTGTAGCACATGGTTACTTCAGTTACcaaactgaattgactttatttcttacttccttcatatacatgaggagtaaaaatatttacgttacgtctccatctgaatgtgcaatgtgcaatttatagtaatttgtaataaacagtatgtacaacaggacagtcaatgtaacatagaaatacaattgtatcagtgtgaattaatcagtctgatggtctggtggaagaagctgtcccggagcctattggtcctcgcttttatgctgtggtactgcttcctggatggcagctggaagagtttgtggttggggtgactcgggtccccaatgatcctctgggccctttttacgcacctgtctctgtaaatgtcctgaatagtgggaagttcacatctacagatgtactgggctgtctacaccactctctgcagagtactgcgattgagggaagtacagttcccataccaggcagtgatgcagccagtcaggatgctctcaattgtgcccctgtagaaagtcattAGGATTTGGGAACTCattccaaacttcttcaactgttccgatgtttggtctgaacagcaacttaacctcttgaccatgtctgcacgcttttatACAGAGTTGCTGCACCAGGaagagtggtcactgagtgtatatgtatTCAAAATCAGAAATAAGGGATTTAGGTAgcaaattaaaaatattaaaactaGCAAATGTTAAGCCCGGTAAGGACCCCTTGGAGTGTGCCAATTACCATCCAATCTCCTTGATAAATGCTGACCTCAAGATATTTTCCGAAGTTTTAGCCAGAAGACTTgagacagtagttgggaaaataattagcccAGATCAAACGGGCTTTATCAGGGGGCGTCtcgcatctgataatattctCCGGCTTTTATACATACTGAGTGCAACATATAAAATCCCGCCTGCCTGTGGCCTGCTATTTCTaggtgctgaaaaagcattcgatCGTCTTGACTGTCTATATCATTGGAGAgatctaaaagaatttaagttcgGCGATAAATTTATCAATATGATTCAAACATTGTATGCTAATCCTTCAGCCCGGGTATGCGTGGGAGAAGGTTTCTCAGAGTTATTTGACATAGGATGGGGCACACGACAAGGGGACCCTTTGGCTcctttaatttttactatatctattgaaccgcttgcatatttaattagaaactctcctcagatctccCCTATTATAATAGGTACAACATCACATTCAATATCACTTTACATGGATGACACGCTAGtttatatggcaaatgttcaacaaactctcccctatgttttaaaaacactagagcaatttggatttctttcaggacacaaagttaatttgtcaaaaccagcactgatgctgattaatacagataaaagtaaggtgtctctccctccccagattAAAGTTACAATTGAGGTCCTCTACTTGGGTATTAAAGTTAATACTTCCCTATCAtctgtggctaaaacaaattactcttttaattttgaaaaaaaatagaagatattaatagatggagACCCCTGCCAACATCAGTCCCAAGCCCATATATTggtcattaaaatgaacatcttaccccgcattaattttatcagctcaatgatcccacttgcacctccagcaagatattggcaaaaactggactccttactaTGATGCTATGTTTGGAATGGTAAACAACCTAATATAAAATGGTCAGctctacaattcaaaaagtcGGATGAGGGattggcatgtccaaattttaaattgtatcactgggcatttgtatcaaaaagtcttagctattggatggaggaggataaagtttcgtcctggaaaaatatagaacaagagctaatagcaccaataacgttgaaggactttctccttatatgtatgtctaccaaaaaatgtgatttgtattacggtccaattttaacccatatgctacaagtgtttagagcagcagaaaaattcctaaaatttaaaagtGTATGAtgcaaatcatctccattatggaacaataatcaTCTTCTATCTGGGGGAAACCATTCAttaacagaacttgggaggataaaggtattactacacttcaagatattaatggggcaagtactatccttagctttcaagaactgatatctcgatataatattgataaacactaTCTTCTACTTtcgagtaagatcagcttgtaaagcctacggcgttccctgggggtcagatttaaaggaccatcctattttaagttggatacagagtgctccaggacagatagtgtcaaatatctatgataaattaaactcccagaattATCTGCCCACATCGGGATTGACAaatctgaattgggacaagatttagactgggatgcgatttgggataatgctgctgGTGCTTCGAAAAACCCTAATCATCGGgatatacacttgaaattttgtcatagagcatatttaacacagagaattagacatcaaatgggactggttcctgacccttattgttcattttgcccccatggagccattggcacttttatacatgttgtatgggaatgtccaggggtttttggtttgtgggggaagattatcagtactcttacggAACTAAcgggggtacaattaccaatggaccctgctgtacatcttctaaaagatgactcccacctttcccttatggAAAAAACACGCCaagtctggctggcaggcctggcTGCAGCTatgaagattgtagtccagcgttggaaacctccccatgatatttcaaatactcactggcttcagagctttttggaccctttcttacctggaactttcatcagcaagagcaAATGATgcacaaccaaacacaatcttaatgtggacaaatttgatatctaacctaaaagatcttttgttaaaatgggaatgctttgtctgtgtatgcactactattcagttggttgatggaggggagagggatggggggagagaggggtggaggggggggatggtgatgaaggttggggagtggctgggttaaacagtcaaaacgtaattggcaactggttgtattgaatgtaatttgttggtgttgcgaTAAAAATCAGTAATAAAAAAAGAACTAGCAAATGTAATATTAGAAACACAGCAGACTCTTTCGCATTCACCACCCACTGTCTTATCTGGTGTCCGACATCTCCAGAAGAGCAAATCTCTTAACCCTTTTTTTTGCTTGGAAGGTGACACTGAAATGTATCAACAAGGGAACCGATGGCATTAGTTCTTAGGGCCCATATCTGTCCACAACAGATGTTTGCACACTAATAGTTAATTTGGACTGGTTTGCAACCAGATAGTTAATCGTCATCAGCGATCAGTCATAGTCGAGTACGAATCTCCTCCAGGTGGTTGGTCTGGTGACTTGTGGGTCTTTAGATGATCCAGTTTCCCAGTCTCACCTTACGTTGAAGCGTTTAGTCCCAGCGGCACGGTGGAGGTATTCTTCGAGCTGTGCAGTTCCCTCAAAGACAGTCCTTCTCCAGCTTTCCCAGTCCTGTGGTAATTTCTCCCATCCATTCAGGAAGATTGGCACTTCCTCAGGTCAACCTTGATATTGTCCTTGAACTGCTCTTTCTGCCCTCCAGGAGTGCACTTTGCATCCTTGAGTTGGCCGAACAGGAGTTGTTTCGGGAGGCGGGAGTCAGGTATACAGATGATGTGGCTGACCCATTACAATTGGTGTTGAATCATGATTGTGGCTGTGGAGTTAATGTTTAGCTTCCTCCAGGATGCTGGAGTTAGTATGCCCGTTGTTTCAGCTAACTCTCAGAATCTTTCAGAGGCATCTTTGATGGTAAATTTCTAGGGATGTTATGTGCCTGCTGTATGTTGTCCATGATTCCTCTCCACATAGCAAGGAAGGGAGGACTATAGTTTTATAGACCAGGAGCTTAGTGTTGGTGTTGATATCCTGATCTTCAAAAACCCTCTTTCTCAGCCTGGCAAAAGCTCCACTCATACAGCCTATTCTGCTATTTATTTCAAGGTCAATATTGGCTTTTGAAGAAAAAAGGCTGCCAAGATATGGGGAATGATCAGAGTTCTCCAGAGGGATTTTGTCAGCTTGGACGGCTGGAGATTTAAAAGCTTGATCTGGAGCAGGTTGGTGCAGGACTTGGGTTTTCTTGATGTTTAGATCAAGTCTCAGGGGCTTGTACGCTCTGGCAAAAGCACCCATGATGCACTGCAGATCCTCTTCAGTGTGAGCTACCTGGCGTTGTCGTCTGCATATCGGCACTCCATGATGGAAGTAGTTGACACCTTGCTCTTTGCCTTGAGCCTGTATATAGAGAATCTGGACTCCTTGTGGGAGGTCTTGGCCTgtgagatgaagaatggctgcgaTGAGAATGGCAAACAGAGTTGGGGCAATGATGCACCCTGTTTGACCCCGGCCTCAACCTTAAAAGGTGCTGTTTTAGAGCCGCCGGTTGCTGATGACTGTTGCACTCGTATCATTGTGCAAGAGCTGCAGGACCTTGAGGTATTTCTCCAGGCACCCGATTTTGGACAGTACCTGCCAGAGGGCCGGACGATTTACCGAGTCAAATGCTTTTGTAAGGTCTATGAAGGCCACATAAAGTGGGAGATTTTGTTCCCGGGCTTTCTCCTGCAATTGACGCGCTGTAAAAATCATGTCAGATGTTCCTCTGGTTGGAAGGAAACCACAGTGAGACTCACGCAGGAAATCTTCTGCCAGAGCAGGAAGCCAGCCACATACCCTGCACCCTGATAGATAATACAGACTGGTTTTCACACCTGATAGTTAATATAGACTGGTTTATACCCTGATAGTTGATCGAGACTGGTTTGATACCGGCAGTTAATGTAGACTGGTTTGCACACCTGACTGTTAATACACACTGATAGTTCATATAGACTGGTGTGATATTGACAGTTAATACACACTAGTTTGCACATTGATAATTAATACAGGCTGGTTTGTGCACCTGATAGCTAATACAGGCTGGTTTGCACACCTGATCGTTAATGCAGGCTGGTTTGCACATTGATAGTTACTACAGACCAGTTTGCACACTGACAATTAATAGAGACTGGTTTGCACACCAGACAGTTAATACACACTGGTTTGCACACTGATAGTTAAAACAAACTGGTTTGCACCCCGATCAATGAATCATATTAGGTTTTattccataagacatgggagctaaattaggccactcggcccatcgagtctgctctgtcattccatcatggctaatttattttccctctcaaccccattctcctgctttctccctgtaaccatcgATGCCCTTATAATCGGCGACCTATTAATCCCCGCTTTAAACAGACCCAAATGCCTTGCATACACAACCGTTTGTGgtaatgaatgccacagataCATCCCCCTCTGGCGAacgaaattcctcttcatctcagttctaaagggaattccttctattctgaggctgtgccctctggtcctagacttcccccatcaTAGGgggcatcctctccacagccactttaTCTATAGGTTTCCACGAGATTTTCcaccaacaacccccccccccgcccccactcattcttctaagctccagtggcCCGGGACCctcaaacgcttctcatacattaatccttttattcccaggaaTCATTCTcccttatccctctccaatgtcagcacatcctttctgagctatgctcacaatactccaaatgcggcctaACCAATGACTCATAAAGCCTCTGCATCACGACCTTACATTAGGTGCGCAGACCTCGATTCGCCCTGATTATTCCATGTGGAAAATTCATTGTtacgtttgatttttttttgttaattcatCTGCCCTGTGCCACGGGCACGAAACAAGGCTTTTGCTGTCTGGTGAGATAATATATGGTTGAAGAATACCAACTAAAGCAAAAGGCAGAGATGCCATTTTCATAATGACCGTCTATTTCACAGCGCCAGCCAGAATAATTACAAAAAGCTTACGTTTCCTAGCCTCGGCAACTTTCTCCGCGGCTCGTTTTTCGGCATGAAGGAGTTGCTGTATTCCTTGCGACTGACTGgccattttatttttctctcagaATCCCTTCTTCCCCTCCGGATCAGGTACCAGCCGGTGCAGAAAGACCAGGATTCCTCCTGGTCCTAGCGCGCAACGGATTGTGTCAGCCAGCTGCTGTTGCCCATTACAGTCAGGCCGTGAAATTtacgtttttttttgcaaatagtAATAGCACTTATGTCACAGGTATAATGGATGTGCCAATATAAATTTGTATTCCTTCGACAGTAAACGTCGGGTTTGCAGAGCAATGGGATCTGGTGATAGATGGGAACAAACTGGGGAAGACCAAAGCAGGAGCGAGAGCAGGGTGTTCAGGAGTGACGTCAGGAAATGCATATTAATACCGTTTGTGTTAGGAGTCTAAAGCATTTCCACAAAATTTTATCAGGCTAAAAGCCCACGAtaaggtttcaaagttcaaagttgatatatacatcatcatatacaaccctgagattcattttcttatgagcattcttagtaaatacaaagaaacgctatagaattaatgaaaagacTACACACAATAAGACGTACCAGTAACCAATGCGCAAAAGAGAacaactgcaaatacagaaaaggCTCAAcaccagtaagatgaaagagctgattgtggacttcaggaagggtaaaacgaaggagcacataccaatcctcagagggatcagaagtggagagagtgagcggcttcaggttcctgggtgttacgatctctgaggatc contains the following coding sequences:
- the LOC134346091 gene encoding V-type proton ATPase subunit G 2-like; this encodes MASQSQGIQQLLHAEKRAAEKVAEARKRKARRLRQAKEEAQGEIEQYRLEREKDFRHKQEAVMGSQGNLAAEVEQLTCQKIQAMQASHHRNKEKVLRRLLTLVCDIKPEIHHNYRINM